TACAaatatgaactttaatattccaacgaagtttttatactcttcaagtcagaatatttatttcatatggagtagaaaaccacacaggttttagtctccaaaaacAGAATATAgtttaatcaaaaaaataaaaataacaataatttccttaagattgttagtaaactgtattgtaaatattaaaacagtaacaataacTACTGAAAGTAAAAACAAAGAATCTGGAAAATTAATgtaagaacaaaatcgagcccactgaatgcacagtgtgtccttaaggaaattattcccctcaacgtACCTGAGgtttttagaatttttcctCCCatgatagaacgatttactcaccaagatagaggtactgcaaattcttgtgactgcgaaccactcgaaggcTATATATCACACgaattttaggaagtgcagaaagaagaagaagaagatgttatttcagaaatttcgtatggaacattctgaggattaatagatatatatagactgtttacaccttttaagaaaaggcacctgttgggaaaaggtttgcctgttgagaaaaaGTTTATAACTTTCCGGACAAGGTTGCGGGTCGCGGGTCAGGttttttttcacttaattaattaattaattaaataatattaattaattaaaatttaaaggaaatttggtccaaaaatattatcaatcaaatcaattgaccaaatccgaATACGAATCCGAATTCGTAGCCGTAGTCGTAGACTTAGCCGAAGCCGATCCGAGCCAGCGACGACGATGACAGCGCGAGGGGAGatcctcttcttgaccctttagcaacatgaaagagtgcttctacttttaagtaggagacttttcctttccaccacctatgtgggaccaaagcttatttaataaagcaagagagaacaaatcATTTTTTCCCTCCACTTTTTTtcccctcaatttcccattcaaactatcaattaaacccaacacctttttattggagttttgaatcaaatgtattttttttgcttcttcttcttcttcaagaacaccaagaacacatgaagaacaccaaaaattcaaattttcgacttcttcaatttttcacgaaatcacctcgaatttcaatagtagcatccccGAGGTAGTTATTaaaactcaatatcttttaaGCTTGAATTCAACCTAATCCAAAAgacacacttaaaatttcttcaaagtttcaacACTTTAACCTCTTTTAATGGTGAAATTTTTCGCCACAATtccaaattacttgaaattttgaacgtAGACCCAAAAAACACTATTTTAAAGTTCACTATatctatgttcaaaatttcaagtgggGCGGAGAAAATTCTATCATTAAAAGAggttaaagttttaaaattttgaagaaattttaagtgtgtcttgttgggttaggttgaattcgagcataaaagatattgagttttgatatctagctcggaaggatgctactattgaaatttgaggtgatttcgtgaaaaattgaagaagttggaaatttggatatttGGTATTCTTCAtgtgttcttgaagaagaagaataaaaaaaatacatttgattcaaaactccaatagaaaagtgttaaaagttgtttaggtggttttgcaaaattggagttaaaaaataatagcaTAAATAAGTCTTTTATCAAAGTTCGATGATATATTTGAATCTTTTCCcgttattaaaatataattttatctcatatattagacTTGAAAGAATAAACCTGAGCATAGACCcgtttaattttttaaaataaaattttgatactCTTCGCTCCACTCTATTTAAGCATTGCTCCGCCCCGTTCTGTCCTAATTTGTCATCCCTAACTATACCCAAATAAGGAACAAGGTGATAAAGCAAcaaataaatgtttttttttttagggaCATGAACGCTTTAAAAACTATATATTATCATTGAATGAGTACACTGTgctattttgttttattttcacCATTAGCAACTATcaaaagaataatatcaaaagataaactatatatataaaaaaataagaaaaacttacataaatatattatattaaaaaaatatttattatttataataataatattttttttcattggatacttataatatatttataatacaattttaatataattttaatacatattagcgagaataatttataaaactcatataatacaagtttaattcatgaataatattttatcacacactttaatacacttataataacattgtgtcaatttcttaccaaacaagtataatatatttaaaacacttataatacatttatattacatgcataattcacttttaatacatgacatatatatcataatatttttaaaatcagtaattatttattaaaaaaatattctcccCGATAATTTATTTGGCGTGGGGTTTGACCTAACTATACTATAtttcacaataattaatattgtCTCGAAACCTGAATGGCCAACAtaatgaatgaaaaaaaaacctttaatttccccacatataataaataaataaatatgcttTTATTAAACGTGATCACTACAATCTTTTCCATTATCTTTCTAGGCGGCCACCCTTATTGaacaaagaaataataataataataataataataataataataataataataataataataataattaattcatcaaagaaagaagaTGGAAAATTCTAATTATAAAGAAAAGGTTTGGTTTTAGTTGTGGACTTTGCACAAATTAATAAAgaaacttaaaataagttagagtgttgatgaaaaaaataagcCATATACTTATTGAAAATCAAATTTGATTAGGTTTTGATATTTGTAAGTTTACTTAATTTATACCTATTTAGGATCTATAGTCAAATTCATACGGgaatagattttcatgttttgaattAAAATAGGTTTCAAACTATTAGTAATAAAGATATAATTGGTTATTTTCTAGAGTCGGAAATAGTGAAGAATTATTTGAGACATACAATCATACATCTTTTAAATTTAAACTTTATCACAACTCTTGACATTAGTAGCTCAGCTAAttaattacttgaaattttaatttattggtGAGAGTTCCTTTCCCAGCTCATAATTCTctattcctattttatttttatttttttgttaaaagaTCCTTGACATTATTCACTTTTAAGTGGGACATATCAATAATTAGTTTAATTATCTAAGTAGTACTTTCTCAACTACATTTCTTGAAATACTCACTATATATATTTAAGTCTCTCTAAGTAGTATCTTCTATCACAAACTCAATTTGTATTCTCTCTAAAGCTTTTCCAATGGCAAGAATTTATCCACAAACatcatcttcttcttattattcttcTATTTGTACAAGTAAATATGTGACAACAAAAAGAGAAACATTTACTTTATGGATGAAATCACTAGTATTCCATGGAAATGGATGTGCTGTTTTTGACTCAAAAGGTCAACTTGTTTATAGAATTGACAATTATAGCAAAAAATGTAGCAAACAAGTTCATCTCATGGACCTTAAAGGAACGGTTCTCTTTTCTCTTTGTAAAAAGGTAAGACGAAAATCACTATGATGGATGACAATGTGTGACAATCTCATTTAAAACCTTAAGTTCTCATTAATTATATGTTTCAACAACCTCCGTCATGTGCGGTCGGACTCTTTTTCATGTACCATACTTGTAAAAATGTTTTTTGATTATGAGTAGCTATGAGACTCGAACTCAAGACAGGACCTCTTAATTTTTTGTTTACTAATTgagtgtttattttttttttccagaaattgTCATTTTTTGGACACTGGAATGGCTATAAGATGGATGAGGAGACaccatgttttcaagtgaaaagAAATGGCAATTTATTCATAGGAGACTTAAACTATGATGTTGTTTTTGGATGTGATACAAACAGCTATAGGATTTTTGCTTTAACAGGGAAACTAGGTTTCAAGATTGTCAACAAAGAAAACAGAATTATTGCAGAGGTTTGTATTTTGTTTTTTGGTAATTTACAGTTATGTAAAAGCATAGTAtaatttttgttaattttaTGTGTGTTTTAATTTAATTGTGTGACAATCTTATGTAAAGAAGTTTTACTTAGAAATATCTTTAACATGGCCTATGGACACTAGGTGATCATAATATGCATGAGGTGAATTCACaatttttatctattttgatACTATATTTGAATGTgtaaaatttattcaaaaaatattaaaaataaaaacaattttATTTACTTAGTTATAGTATGTCTTTAATTTCCACAATTTTCAAGTGGAATTTGTTTTAACATTGTGGTGATTTTTTTCCAGGTAAAGCAAAAGCAATCATCATCAGCAATAAAGTTTGGGGATGATGTATTAAGTCTAGTGGTGGAGCCTTATGTTGATCACTCACTTGTGATGGCTCTTGTGACTGTTTATGGTTTAATCCAACATATGTTGTAAATattgtgttttttttatttgatgtttGGTACCAGATTGGAATTTTATTCGGATTTACACCTTGTAAGgctttgttaaaaaaaaaaattattaggatttttttaaaagttcaaacctgaaatttttaattaaaagaagAGCGTTATTTTGCCCGAAGaaagcatatatatattttcctttgaagtataaatgtaaaaagaaaattttgtttAGTTTTATTTGTTCAAGAGCCATCAATTGGCAAGAGTGTTGATGTACAGAAACCATTTTGATTctgtttttacttcttttttggGGTTGAATTGACACTAGTAAcgccatttttatttttatttttcacttgGTGTTCTGAAACCTTATTGGAGTCCAGACTAAATTTGAATTACGTATTGCAGGGCTCATTCGGGGGTGTTATTTTCAACTAGATTTTCTTTATACCTAAGATTCGAATTTGAAACctttaattaagaataaaatagttTCAACACAACACCATAATAGATTGTTGTAAAATTGAACATTAATTATTGCACATATATATTAATGGTCCTTATTGCAACATTAATTATATTTCAATAAGACGAGTGGTTAAAAgttaaaacatcattcatttttacttgcttattatatttaaaaaaaatatttttatgtattcaTTTTAGCATAACAAAAgagacaatttttttattttgcttaTAATATTAACAACTAATTCACcaaatcatttttcaattttttttgaaatgctACTACCTTCGTTCCATATTAGATGAAAATCTTACTAAAAATGTTTGTCCCATATTAGTTGGtcacttactaaatcaagatagaattgattaaatttttcctat
This Solanum dulcamara chromosome 1, daSolDulc1.2, whole genome shotgun sequence DNA region includes the following protein-coding sequences:
- the LOC129889305 gene encoding protein LURP-one-related 4-like, which codes for MARIYPQTSSSSYYSSICTSKYVTTKRETFTLWMKSLVFHGNGCAVFDSKGQLVYRIDNYSKKCSKQVHLMDLKGTVLFSLCKKKLSFFGHWNGYKMDEETPCFQVKRNGNLFIGDLNYDVVFGCDTNSYRIFALTGKLGFKIVNKENRIIAEVKQKQSSSAIKFGDDVLSLVVEPYVDHSLVMALVTVYGLIQHML